One window of Xylocopa sonorina isolate GNS202 chromosome 9, iyXylSono1_principal, whole genome shotgun sequence genomic DNA carries:
- the Cox7c gene encoding cytochrome c oxidase subunit 7C, translating into MSGVRTVFQRLSRSFRTTAPKKGGHDDPEGFPGANIPLNIENKYVVVASFVAFFGSGFALPFLILRYRLNQ; encoded by the exons ATGTCTGGTGTCAGAACGGTTTTCCAACGCCTCAGCAGATCCTTCAGAACCACTGCTCCGAAGAAAGGTGGCCACGATGACCCGGAAGGTTTCCCCGGCGCT AATATTCCATTAAACATCGAAAACAAATACGTGGTAGTCGCAAGTTTCGTTGCCTTTTTCGGAAGCGGATTTGCTTTACCTTTCCTGATCCTTCGCTATCGCCTGAATCAGTAA